The Malassezia japonica chromosome 8, complete sequence genome includes a window with the following:
- a CDS encoding uncharacterized protein (EggNog:ENOG503P61D), which yields MAAARAQLRALEEQFYKQFAVPGKDSVNNVKGEEKEDEEDEDEDEDEEDEDHVKEDDDEEDDEDDEDEDEDEDDYESGENNEDLDDDEDLLQAAMSSRPPAPKAPAQAPAPTKPRRVPETVVFSDKPSAPAAPLSASARRNFMSSKIEKIDAKEESRPTRADEDEDEEEDQRANDRKLAELLSTSLFAPGSSSSSQKRKLTTTTNETLARVMELSTTDTLDAHAAGSGWGDKQLRAQDLGKMPARIRAGLRRAAGERREREIATQKELGLWNPKLQSHSQQSRGTATERGSKATQPKQRARGIGSGIGSFRGGTLHLSDADVRRIQGPKRAKTQGKRPGRKST from the exons ATggcggcggctcgtgcgcagctgcgggcgctcgaggagcagtTCTATAAGCAGTTTGCCGTGCCGGGCAAGGACAGTGTAAATAATGTGAAGGGCGAAGAGAAGGAAGACGAGGAAGATGAGGATGAGGATGAGGATGAGGAGGATGAGGACCACGTCAAAGAGGATGATGATGAAGAGGATGACGAGgatgacgaggacgaggacgaggacgaggacgactACGAGTCGGGTGAAAACAACGAAGACCTCGACGATGACGAGGACCTACTCCAGGCGGCGATGTCTTCCAGGCCCCCAGCTCCCAAAGCGCCCGCccaagcgcctgcgccgaccaagccgcggcgcgtgcccgAGACGGTCGTCTTTTCCGACAAACCGAGCGCGCCCGCAGCACCGCTCTCTGcaagcgcacggcgcaaCTTTATG TCCTCGAAAATCGAGAAAATCGACGCAAAAGAAGAGTCGCGGCCAACGCGTGcagacgaggacgaggacgaggaggaggaccAGCGCGCAAACGACCGcaagcttgccgagcttcTCTCTAcgtcgctctttgcgcccggctcgagctcctcgtcgcagaAGCGCAAGCTCACGACGACCACGAACGAGACGCTTGCCCGTGTAATGGAGCTTTCCACGACCGATACGCTCGATGCCCATGCGGCCGGCAGTGGGTGGGGCGATAAGCAGCTACGTGCGCAGGACCTCGGCAAGATGCCCGCGCGTATCCGTGCTGGCCTGCGGCGGGCCGctggcgagcggcgcgagcgcgagattGCCACGCAAAAAGAGCTCGGTCTATGGAACCCCAAGCTACAGAGCCATTCGCAGCAGagccgcggcacggcgacggagcgcggcagcaaggcgacgcagcccaagcagcgtgcgcgtggTATCGGCAGTGGTATCGGCTCCTTCCGTGGCGGCACGCTCCATCTGTccgacgccgacgtgcggcgcatccAAGGGCCCAAGCGCGCCAAGACGCAAGGCAAGCGCCCTGGACGAAAGTCCACGTGA
- a CDS encoding type I protein arginine methyltransferase (COG:K; COG:O; COG:T; EggNog:ENOG503NV5S) encodes MAYQVDRETAGAHAPPPAAEFVMDEEEDEEDDDFEGWREDDQPTKALFVSDTTVYPNPDAALAQAKADGCDVRALVSRLGLDALQVIRLINHVRRARLAPKDVSALTGQEAFLSDDAELQPVEGYEDDGLLQVDFDESPDMDAATELALLRDAYHELRLQYAERVGISNEDAQSTFVKPTQPTGVDAHYFDSYAGHDIHQTMIADSVRTLSYAKFILSPENAHLLRGKTVMDVGCGSGILSLFCARAGAKQVLAIDASEVATRAEANIAKNGFQHVVRVHRGKIEELDAQLNAYVGQVDFLVSEWMGYFLLYESMLPSVLYARDRYLRKGGTLAPSHCRMLLAAATDRGSGVLRERFRFWENVYGFAMPSMTQGLMNEAATEEVEENAIVSSAANICDLPLEELAVKQPEFVSSFELECSEACPVYGFVSWFDTWFAPTPGVAPQDLPPCTVAPVQPSEVHALHLHGNEVTGAEGGKGETVSFTTSPFGKQTHWKQTVFLLKTPIDAVQGTRITGEIRVHASESNARELDVEIHYDVDDPPRPGEKRVQSRLVQLYSVR; translated from the coding sequence ATGGCCTACCAAGTGGACAGGGAGACGGCCggggcgcatgcgccgccgcccgcggccgAGTTTGTGATGGATGAGGAGGAGGAtgaggaggacgacgacttTGAAGGCTGGCGTGAAGACGACCAGCCCACCAAGGCGCTGTTTGTCAGCGACACGACCGTCTACCCCAAccccgacgcggcgctcgcgcaggccaaggccgacggctgcgacgtgcgcgcgctcgtgagccgcctcggcctcgatgcgctgcaggtcATCCGCCTCATCAACCatgtgcgccgtgcgcgccttgcgcccAAGGACGTGTCCGCGCTCACCGGCCAGGAGGCTTTCCTGAgcgacgatgccgagctgcagccgGTCGAAGGCTACGAAGACGACGGACTGCTGCAGGTCGACTTTGACGAAAGCCCCGACATGGATGCTGCAAccgagcttgcgctcctgcgcgacgcgtaccacgagctgcgcctgcagtacgccgagcgtgtcggCATCAGCAACGAGGACGCCCAGTCGACGTTTGTCAAGCCCACGCAGCCGACCGGTGTCGACGCGCACTACTTTGACAGCTATGCGGGCCACGATATCCACCAGACGATGATTGCGgacagcgtgcgcacgctctcgTACGCCAAGTTTATTCTCTCGCCGGAGAATGCGCACCTCCTGCGCGGCAAGACGGTGATGGACGTGGGCTGCGGCTCCGGTATCCTCTCGCTGTTCTGTGCGCGCGCGGGTGCGAAGCAGGTGCTTGCGATCGACGCGAGCGAGgttgcgacgcgcgccgaggccaacATTGCCAAGAACGGCTTCCagcacgtcgtgcgcgtgcaccgcggCAAGAttgaggagctcgacgcgcagctcaaTGCATACGTCGGCCAGGTCGACTTTCTCGTGAGCGAGTGGATGGGCTACTTTTTGCTGTACGAGTCGATGCTCCCGTCGGTGCTCTATGCGCGCGACCGCTACCTGCGCAagggcggcacgctcgctcCGTCGCACTGCCGCATGCTgctggccgccgcgacggaccgcggcagcggcgtgctgcgcgagcgttTCCGTTTCTGGGAGAATGTGTACGGCTTTGCGATGCCGAGCATGACCCAGGGCCTGATGAACGAGGCCGCGACAGAGGAGGTCGAGGAGAATGCGATcgtgagcagcgcggccaACATCTGCGACctgccgctcgaggagcttgcCGTGAAGCAGCCCGAGTTTGTGTCGTCGTTCGAGCTCGAGTGCTCCGAGGCGTGCCCGGTGTACGGCTTTGTGTCGTGGTTCGATACGTGGttcgcgccgacgccgggcgtTGCCCCGCAGGACCTGCCGCCGTGCACCGTCGCACCGGTGCagccgagcgaggtgcACGCGCTCCACCTGCACGGCAACGAGGTGACCGGTGCCGAGGGCGGCAAGGGCGAGACGGTCTCGTTTACCACGTCGCCGTTCGGCAAGCAGACGCACTGGAAGCAGACCGTGTTCCTGCTCAAGACGCCGATCGATGCTGTACAGGGGACCAGGATCACGGGCGAGATCCGCGTGCACGCTTCGGAGAGCAATGcacgcgagctcgacgtcgagaTTCACtacgacgtcgacgacccGCCTCGGCCGGGCGAAAAGCGTGTGCAGTCGCGCCTTGTCCAGCTGTACTCGGTGCGTTAA
- a CDS encoding uncharacterized protein (EggNog:ENOG503NVIY; BUSCO:EOG0926142H; COG:J), with the protein MAESMQWAYRAQKRLGVHAGVPEFPALSGFDGNHVGARMLQYSPNGKYLAVALEESIAIYEVGDAQVSLRHQLPVAKGIELSFSPKGTYLSTWERPAKTEHENGASWSKNLRVWETSTGAPLAEFERRQLEGCFFQFNETETHCVRQAGSELQVYEPSKLAQGPVGRLRLENIGTFQLGPGPQPSVAVFFPEKKGAPAFVKVYALSALLTPTPAHVAQKSFFKADKVTFKWNAAGTSLLLMTATDHDQTGKSYYGETNLYMLSARGDFDCRVSLDKEGPIHDFAWNPNSREFVVIYGYMPAKAVIFSYRVNIIAELGTQPRNFIAFNPQGRLFCMAGFGNLAGTVDIWDRENLKNGKLFTLDASNSTVLEWSPDGQYILTGTLSPRLRVENGVKIWHCSGQLVHVYMVDETYQVSLRPSGEAPPPFPKDIPPAPQASAAAAEVVAKKTTTARPTGAYRPPGARSSGASTSDYLRRGEDLGPAPAPAQQKYTAPAGRGKKKVPGAPPGAAPPAPKAAPKSAMGAADVGANNSEAGSTEKRLRNLSKKLKAIEQLKDRRDKGEVLEQTQLQKIESEGEIRTELRSLGG; encoded by the exons ATGGCCGAGAGCATGCAGTGGGCGT ATCGCGCGCAGAAGCGCCTCGGAGTGCATGCGGGCGTGCCCGAGTTCCCGGCACTGAGCGGGTTCGACGGAAACCATGTGGGCGCGCGCATGCTGCAGTACAGTCCCAACGGAAAGTACCTCGCGGTGGCTCTCGAAGAAAGCATCGCGATCTACGAggtgggcgacgcgcaggtGAGCCTGCGCCACCAGCTTCCGGTCGCCAAGGGGATTGAGCTGTCGTTTTCGCCCAAGGGCACCTACCTCTCGACGTGGGAGCGCCCGGCAAAAACCGAGCACGAAAACGGCGCAAGCTGGAGCAAGAACCTGCGCGTATGGGAgacgagcaccggcgcgccccTGGCCGAGTTTGAGCGCCGCCAGCTCGAGGGGTGCTTCTTCCAATTCAACGAAACGGAGACGCACTGCGTCCGCCAGgccggcagcgagctgcaggTGTACGAGCCAAGCAAGCTCGCCCAGGGGCCGGTCGGCCGCTTGCGCCTGGAGAACATTGGCACCTTCCAGCTGGGGCCGGGGCCGCAGCCCTCGGTCGCGGTCTTCTTCCCCGAGAAAaagggcgcgccggccttTGTCAAGGTGTACGCCTTGTCGGCGCTGCTGACtccgacgccggcgcacgtcgcccaaAAGTCCTTCTTCAAGGCGGACAAGGTGACGTTCAAGTGGAACGCCGCAGGCACCTCGCTTCTGCTCATGACCGCGACGGACCACGACCAGACCGGCAAGTCGTACTATGGCGAGACGAACCTGTACATGCTCTCGGCGCGGGGCGACTTTGACTGCCGCGTGAGCCTCGACAAGGAGGGCCCGATCCACGACTTTGCGTGGAACCCCAACTCGCGCGAGTTTGTCGTGATCTACGGCTACATGCCCGCCAAGGCGGTCATCTTTTCGTACCGCGTCAACATCATCGCCGAACTCGGAACGCAGCCGCGCAACTTTATCGCATTCAACCCGCAGGGACGTCTGTTCTGCATGGCCGGCTTTGGCAACCTCGCGGGCACGGTGGATATCTGGGACCGCGAGAACCTCAAGAACGGCAAGCTGTTTacgctcgacgcgagcAACTCGACGGTGCTCGAGTGGTCGCCGGACGGCCAGTACATCCTCACCGGCACCCTGTCGCCCCGGCTGCGCGTGGAGAACGGCGTGAAGATCTGGCACTGCTCGGGCCAGCTCGTGCATGTGTATATGGTCGACGAGACCTACCAGgtgtcgctgcgcccgtCGGGCGAGGCACCGCCGCCGTTCCCCAAGGACATCccccctgcgccgcaggcaagcgccgcggccgcggagGTCGTCGCGAAAAAGACCACGACCGCGCGGCCCACGGGCGCATACCGCCCTCCTGGCGCACggagctcgggcgcgtccACGTCCGACTACCTCCGCCGGGGTGAGGACCTCGGcccggcgcccgcgccggcccaGCAAAAGTACACGGCCCCGGCAGGCCGCGGCAAGAAGAAggtgccgggcgcgccgccgggcgctgcgccgccggcgcccaaggccgcACCAAAGTCGGCGATGGGCGCCGcagacgtcggcgcgaACAACAGCGAGGCGGGCAGCACCGAaaagcgcctgcgcaaccTGTCCAAGAAGCTCAAGGCGatcgagcagctcaaggaccgccgcgacaagggcgaggtgctcgagcagacgCAGCTGCAAAAGATCGAGTCGGAGGGCGAGATCCGGACGGAGCTGCGGTCGCTGGGTGGTTAA
- the ROT2 gene encoding glucan 1,3-alpha-glucosidase (BUSCO:EOG09260B3X; CAZy:GH31; SECRETED:SignalP(1-19); COG:G; EggNog:ENOG503NUB9): MRSVLTFGAVASAWALVAAVRPGDFKKCEDTSLCRRFRRIAEHAETTGVVSPYSVPSGGEMDGHQLRLDVSSALHPDIRFDMVFSFFEDGTARVQMDQGGERYNNLRRYNEAPVWAIAQMPEPASNIAMEYSSDTQKTTVQWGTAQNEMILEHEPLRVQFVRDGIVQMILNDRSLLHMEHFRPKPEVFPSPEEPEDAKSSLVFQKRAADLATRHGRRSKPSRETIEHWAGFEKEDHGEWEESWSGTKDSKPKGPEGLGLDVSFPGYGTLFGLPEHASPLSLRSTRAPPAGEEEEAGRFTDPYRLMNTDVFEYEYDSPMALYGNAPILHAQSKGSGVSVLWLNAAETWVDLHKTKRRPGPAVLKGRASERSSLDETLVKGGTSDLSSHAHFFSEAGVLDLFVFLGPSAEVNMERFTSLVGRTALPQYFAIGYHQCRWNYLSDDDVKDVSVQFDEADMPMDVIWLDVEYSKTRMYGVWDKRSFIDPLGMVEALDERGRKLVIIIDPHLKTTSEYYLYDEAKKGDLLVKNADGKTDYEGECWPGQSSWIDVFNPKVWEWWISQFLLPKGKLEGNARNLFVWNDMSEPAIFSGPEVTSPKDVIHHGNWENRDLHNINGLIYQNLTSIGLTRRELGTKDKHGLSGVERRPFVLSRAWWLGSQRFGAIWTGDNMGTWEHFAGSVPMILQNGLGGMSFCGADIGGFFGNPDEELLVRWYQAGIFEPFFRAHAHIDTKRREPYLYDGEPRKAMRGLLQLRYQLLPVWYTAFWQSNVAGQPVLKTQHLLFPHDENGFAVGDQFYLGDSGLLVKPPVTQGVDRVEMYLAEDQMYYHYFTQHEYRGAQSGRRVTVPAPLTNEVPLLIRGGSILPVRERNRRAAELQRRDPFTLYIALSRNRQGTRAEGELYMDDGQTFAYRDQNAFIARHFVLAQEKGVHRLRASALTGKDAKIPNSDATALQTAHNPFVQEIQSVRVERIVILGLEQEPRTIVAHAADGRTETLSFTWRAAAKVARSATDSSEMRASELVIRDPRMLIAQDWSVEIQ; encoded by the coding sequence atGCGGAGTGTGTTGACGTTCGGAGCTGTGGCCAGTGCCTGGGCGCTGGTCGCAGCAGTGCGTCCTGGTGACTTTAAGAAGTGCGAGGACACGTCGCTCTGCCGCCGATTCCGCCGGATCGCTGAGCACGCGGAAACGACGGGCGTCGTCTCGCCCTActcggtgccgagcggcggcgagatGGACGGCcaccagctgcgcctcgacgtgagcagcgcgctgcaccccGACATTCGATTTGATATGGTCTTTTCGTTCTTTGAGGACGgtacggcgcgcgtgcagatGGACCAGGGAGGAGAGCGGTACAACAATCTCCGCCGCTACAACGAGGCGCCGGTGTGGGCCATCGCCCAGATGCCGGAGCCTGCGTCGAATATCGCGATGGAGTACAGCAGCGACACACAAAAGACGACCGTGCAGTGGGGCACGGCCCAGAACGAAATgatcctcgagcacgagccgCTCCGTGTACAGttcgtgcgcgacggcatTGTCCAAATGATCCTCAACGACCGCTCGCTCCTGCACATGGAGCACTTCCGCCCGAAGCCCGAGGTTTTCCCGAGCCCAGAGGAGCCCGAAGATGCCAAGTCGTCGCTCGTCTTCCAGAAGCGGGCTGCCGACCTCGCTACGCGCCACGGACGCCGCTCCAAGCCGTCGCGCGAGACGATCGAGCACTGGGCCGGGTTCGAGAAGGAGGACCATGGCGAGTGGGAAGAGTCGTGGAGCGGCACCAAGGACTCGAAGCCCAAGGGGCCCGAGggtctcggcctcgacgtgTCCTTCCCAGGCTACGGCACGCTGTTTGGCCTGCCCGAGCACGCCTCGCCCCTGTCGCtccgctcgacgcgcgcgccgcctgcgggcgaggaggaagaggcggGTCGCTTCACGGACCCCTACCGCCTGATGAACACGGACGTGTTCGAGTACGAGTACGACTCGCCCATGGCGCTGTACGGCAACGCCCCGATCCTGCACGCCCAGAGCAAAGGCAGCGGCGTGAGCGTGCTGTGGCTCAATGCCGCCGAGACGTGGGTCGACCTGCACAAGACCAAGCGCCGCCCCGGCCCCGCGGTGCTGAAAGGCCGCGCAAGCGagcgctcgtcgctcgacgagacgctGGTCAAGGGCGGCACGTCGGACCTCTCGTCGCACGCGCACTTTTTCTCCGAGGcgggcgtgctcgacctcTTTGTGTTCCTCGGCCCGTCCGCGGAGGTGAACATGGAGCGCTTCACGTCGCTGGTCGGCCGTacggcgctgccgcagTACTTTGCGATCGGCTACCACCAGTGCCGCTGGAACTATCTGTCTGACGACGACGTGAAGGACGTGAGCGTGCAATTTGACGAGGCGGATATGCCGATGGACGTCATCTggctcgacgtcgagtACAGCAAGACCCGCATGTACGGCGTGTGGGACAAGCGCTCGTTTATCGATCCTCTGGGCATGGTCGAGGcactcgacgagcgcggccgcaaGCTCGTCATCATCATCGACCCCCACCTGAAAACGACCTCGGAGTACTACCTGTACGACGAGGCGAAGAAGGGCGACCTGCTCGTCAAGAACGCCGACGGCAAGACGGACTACGAAGGCGAGTGCTGGCCGGGCCAGTCGAGCTGGATCGACGTGTTCAACCCCAAGGTGTGGGAGTGGTGGATCAGCCAGTTCCTCCTGCCCAAGGGCAAGCTCGAGGGCAACGCGCGCAACCTCTTTGTGTGGAACGACATGTCGGAGCCGGCCATCTTTTCGGGCCCGGAAGTGACGTCGCCCAAGGACGTCATCCACCACGGCAACTGGGAGAACCGCGACTTGCACAACATCAACGGCCTCATCTACCAGAACCTCACGTCGATCGGCCtcacgcgccgcgagctcgggaCCAAGGACAAGCACGGCCTGTcgggcgtcgagcgccggccgtTCGTCCTGAGCCGCGCGTGGTGGCTCGGCTCGCAGCGCTTCGGCGCGATCTGGACCGGAGACAACATGGGCACATGGGAACACTTTGCCGGATCCGTGCCCATGATCCTCCAGAACGGCCTGGGCGGAATGAGCTTCTGCGGCGCAGACATTGGTGGCTTCTTTGGCAaccccgacgaggagctgcttGTGCGCTGGTACCAGGCCGGGATCTTTGAGCCGTTCTtccgcgcgcacgcccacATCGAcaccaagcgccgcgagccgTACCTCTACGACGGCGAGCCACgcaaggcgatgcgcggccTGCTTCAGCTGCGCTACCAGCTCCTCCCGGTCTGGTACACAGCCTTTTGGCAGAGCAACGTCGCGGGCCAGCCGGTGCTCAAGACGCAGCACCTCCTCTTCCCCCACGATGAGAACGGGTtcgcggtcggcgaccaGTTCTACCTCGGCGACTCGGGCCTTCTTGTCAAGCCCCCAGTGACCCAGGGCGTGGACCGCGTCGAAATgtacctcgccgaggaccaGATGTACTACCACTACTTTACCCAGCACGAGtaccgcggcgcacagagcggccgccgcgtcaCCGTCCCCGCCCCGCTCACCAACGAGGTGCCGCTGCTGATCCGCGGCGGGTCGATTttgccggtgcgcgagcgaaaccgccgcgcggcagagctgcagcgccgcgacccTTTTACCCTGTACATTGCGCTCTCGCGCAACCGCCaaggcacgcgcgccgagggcgagctgTACATGGACGACGGCCAGACGTTTGCCTACCGCGACCAGAACGCGTTCATCGCGCGCCACTTTGTGCTGGCGCAGGAGAAGGgcgtgcaccgcctgcGTGCTTCCGCGCTCACCGGCAAGGACGCCAAGATCCCGAACAGCGacgcgacggcgctgcAGACCGCACACAATCCGTTTGTGCAAGAAATCCagtcggtgcgcgtcgagcgcatcgtgaTCCTgggcctcgagcaggagccACGGAcgatcgtcgcgcacgccgccgacggaCGCACCGAGACGCTGTCCTTtacgtggcgcgcggcggccaaggtcgcacgctcggcgacggaCAGCAGCGAGATGCGTGCGTCGGAGCTCGTGATCCGCGACCCGCGCATGCTCATTGCGCAGGACTGGTCGGTGGAGATTCAGTAG